gagatgtgaaacaaaataaataaaattttataaagctgaataagaaaaaaaaagtgaaatttgtGATAAATAGCTGAAACATATAATTGAATCTAAAgaaaatttgtcaaatattAGCAATTTTCATTAGGCATATATAAAAGATGCTCTAAAGAAACatgtaaagaatatattagaaaatactactattaaattaaaaatagacaagatataaaaaagtaagtagtaaaacttatttaataaacattaattattaaatttaaatagcaattgattaattaatctttatgTATATTGAATAAAGAGCTAAATAAACAATCtagaaataaattacaatgtgaaatttctatttattaaactaaGTATATATGCATTATAGTTATgaattcaaaaagaaaattattaggGTAGAAATTAGATAAtcaaatgtttttaatttaggTTTATAAATATGCagttaattcataaaattatttttaaaataaaaactttaaatttttatatttattttcttttgtttataatttgatatatgaTTACACTTTATGTATATTAttggttaaattaattaaatatttttaattttgattgaagtgtaattttagccaaaattgGTGATGATAATCATCACTGGTGGTGAACTTTAGTAATACtctataattattgtaaaaatcttaattttttaaaatattaaaaagttgttaAAGTAATGCATTACTTTATAAATATGCTGTATCTAATGAACTAACcaatcaatttatataaaattttatattttgataaatcatataataaatagattttattttgattagctttaattttaatattaatttatgtgATTATAGTCAACTCTTTATAAATGCATTCCCCTTAGAACCAGATATAAGAATGCATTTAAAGAaggtgtgcatttatagaatacatataaatctatatgatattaatctaaaattaatgtaatacaaaaattttataagtaaactatataaaatttttttataaagaatgcATTTACagaatacatatatataaaaactgtGCATTTAGCATTAAGGCCCAAGTTAGAACTAGATAAAaggtgcatttatagagggtGTGAATTTATAGAGGatgcatttatagagagttaactgtaatgattaataataggGGTAATGCATTACTTTTACAAGCAATTGTAACTTTCAATTTGCTCTgtttgatattataattaaaatattaaaaattgaaattttcaatttatctaaaatagaatcttacaaatataaatcattaccAGAATAAgtacaaatttttttggataaggtttaaattttctttaaataatatacaagcAATATATATGGCAGtatttgattatattcttAATAGTACATATAGAATCCACGATGctttgaattaaatatacttaaagtTAAATTGGACatcattaaaaaagataagataAACACCGTTAAGAGTTATTTGTCAACAGCTTGTCACATAACAAACACATAGAATATTggataaaaatgaatttttgtgCGAATCTATGACACGATGCAGGAACTATATCCATTCACTTCTAATAAAAGGTTCTTCACAAACATGAAAACATAGTCGCAATATAGTAGGTCCCATGATCACCCTTGCATTGACTACAAGGCCTTTGGCTAAAAAAACGTATTTTACATATGTTTATCTGTATAGTATAATAGATCATTTGACAGTGTATGCGTgggtattttaataatatgatgagcggtttataaattaataatattagtttaattagatagttagtaattttattatatattactttaattattttaataaatttataaatgtgctgcaatttaaaaaaaaaaaaaagattatatttttaactaatgtttttataaattgcATGAATTAGAATTTCAGGTAGTTTATTTTAATGGAAAATAAcaactttacagaaactttaagttttcaagcgatattattttgatattattttgatattgattcaatattgatttaatatcgatgtgatatcaaaataaaatattattattttaatatcaaaatgatatcgaaatagtatcaaaatgatatcgaaatgataattaaaatgatattgaaataacATCTTTAAGTTAAACTTAAATATGTTGTTTCAATGTCATttctattatcattttgatatcatttcgatatcaatttaatatcaaaatgatatcaaaatgataatactttattttgatatcacattgatattaaattgatattaaaatgatattgaaatgatatcaaaataataccGTTAAGATAAACTTAATGATATCAATTctatattgttaaatttctgtaaagtatagaactacagtatattttaatgGCTGTAAATTTAATGATGAAGAGAAGTTCAatcttcttttatgaaaatattaataaaaaaatatttgataaatataaagataactggatattaatatataatcagaagataaagaaatatgaatttaaatataccagaagttatatatattaatataataaaattatattatattagtagTTTAGTACAATagtttttaaacttaattaatttttattaagctatttaaagtttatagaatttaaattatttagataatttgaaattgattttaatttaaaaattatagtttttatactttttttttaataaattatctattattataataagatatatttatacaaaaattgtattaaataaaagaatttttctaaatattataatagactTAAAGGTTAAAGTTTACCTGTAGTAATTATTACTATGGGTGATTGTTATTAGTACTTAATTCtaactaaattataattttagctgAAGTTAATAACTCTTGttataaatttagataatttgaaaaatgtaatttacttattacaTAGTTTTCTgcttaataaaaatcaaatttttatgtttttcttGAGAATTGCCTGAATAACATCCCTTTAACATAAGAAAATCTcatttttcttgtaaatttacatataataaagttGAAATAATGTGTGTTTGTCAGCAtttaattttggaataaaatcctaaaattcaaaatttattaaaaattatatgtaaaaatcatttctaacctttttgtcttttttttttctttttctcctaaaattgcatataaaaaaactGCAAATCACCGCTAGcaattttatactaataaaagaatatatatacagtatatcagATATTATTTGTGATACTTTTGTGATATTATGATAAATCgaactaagatttttttggataaacggtatttaaattaagttatatttttaagataataaGATAATATAGACAATAACCATTAAAAAACGTAATTTAACCCCCTATTTGCAAAGAATTTCAATAAATGCTTGATTTTCAACAGGGTTCATGTCTAGTGGCTAACTGTATAGTACTGTATGGAGAAATTACTATTTATGTCAAACTTTTATACCAAGAAAATGGAGTGCTAAACGTAGCTTTTGTCGtcataaattcataattttgcGCAAGCATTTAAGTCTTGTCAGTGATATTATATTCAGGTGATTCAGCCCGTATTTTAATTGGCAACAATTCCGTGAgaaaaaaagcttattttgTTAGATATATTTGGTCAGAAATGAAATGCATCGATTTGGTTTTAGCCTGTCACGTTTAGTAGTGTGCAATTTTCACAAAGAAAACGACTTACTATTTATGGAATCATTTCCCAGCGATCTTATTGATATAACTCCATTTATCGTTTTCCCTTTCATTTTCAACTCTCCTCGCTTTCGTAccttttctcaaaaaaaaaaataaaaataaaaataaaataataatatagtaataataaaaatgaacgCATCAAATACGATCTCGCGATTTggttcaaaaaattttacaatgtggtaaataatttaaataaattttaacatatttacctatttacttttttataacataaacattattttcattatttttaaaggttAACGGCATCGATAGTTGGGGGAGCAACACTTTACAGTTTTACCAAATCTCAAGTACAAAGAACAGGTTTTCAGTATGATTTATCCTCTCATTCAAATggtaatattgaaaatttaagaaGTGAATGGAAAAAGCAAAATAATGGTATTGGTCTAAAAGATGTTACTCGCTCTTGTGGTGGTGTTTGAGGtcttcttgtttttttttaaaaaaaaagaaatatatatatatacatgtgtatttttttattttttttcttgcgactttatgtaaattattaagttattagctttttatttcttttattcttttttcttttttttttgctttttttttctttttgtatataatattttttttaaaaaaaaatgttctcaCGGAATGGAAgatcatgtattttttattcacGGATTTCGGCAAATTACGGAATTTTTATTCACAATCGATTACGTTAGATTATGTTGGGGGCgactaaaaacaaaaaagataaTGTAGATCATTGGtctatttgatatataattgttatcaagaaataaaaatacttttttctcTTCATTATCAGTTAAGaaagtggaaatatttaaatggttttttatttgtattacgATACAACCAATGAAACCCGAATTGAATGATATAAAGGATAATCGATAACATGATAAACAGATAAacgcaataataaaaaattttcgaattttttttattattgtgtaATGATCCGCATAAGATCAATGAGATCATTTGTCCGTGCGTAGCGGCTTTTTTGACGCTATAATTTCCTGTTATTTCTGTTTCTGTATTTCTGTTTTTGATCACCGTAGATTGTGTATCATTTCGTAgaagtaataatattcttgTGAAATGAGGTAAGGCTCAAGGCGCGGGAAATgggaattacaaattataatgttataaaagagcataattttaattctaaataattattcatccTATTCGTCTTTAAAACAAGAAACGTTCTATTGCAGTAAGTACATTTCGAGGGTATGAGAGTTGAATTTGTGTCAATAACTCTATTATTATCAAAGTTCGCGTTATAGTAGAAGCAAGCAAAGGTagtttattaaagaaatattgagaaatcatttttttttttcgcagtttaattaacaaatttgtAACGAAGAGTtgagatttaaataatttgtttatacttgatttaagtaaattagaaattgtttaaaaaatttgtttctttaatcTCTCAATACTCCAGATATTCAGATGTCAACAACATACTTCATTGTATATATTACTCATCTATCCTATCAATTACAAAAGAGAATATTACAAatgagaataaattttaataaaatcttgatcctattattccaaataataagaaaatatcgTTTGTTAATCAaggttaaataattttgatttttactttatgaagaatttttctttttcaactAGCTGGtgtattatcattattattaattatattttgtttagaaTTGATTTCCTTTCTTTCTCTTTCCCTTTTGAGTAAATCACTAATTTGAAAAGCTTTACCAGGTTGATctcttaaataatataatttggcTCTTCTATAACCTTCACctcttgataaaattttaattgatttaattaaaggtgaattaataaaaaatttttgttctactccaacttttaatataatattccttaaaataaaatttgtatcaaCACCTCTTCTTCTAATACTTATACAAATTCCTGCAAAAGCTGACGTACCACTCTTACTTATAGAGGAAGAAGGATTTTTAATTGATGCCATTGATGTATAACTTTCTACTAATAATACATCTCCAGGTTTAATTCTATCTTTACCATGTttagcaaataatttaaatctatCATCTGGAACTTTATTtcgattttcataatttattatttccattacatttttgttatttattaacgGGGTTGAAAATTGTTTAGGAATTATAATTGATCTTGGAGGTTCATATGTCTTtgcttgaaaaaaaaaagaataaatttattttagaaaagttttgattaaaaaaaattatttataaaattttttaccttgagaattatttgttaatctcttaatatgattaattaacGAAAATGAAGGgttgttgaatttttttgaaagtttaaacattgtaaaataaaaaaatgaacgaaGGAACTTGATAATCTATTTcacgatataaaaaaaaaaaattttttttagatgtcGATCATGTGATTAACCGAACagttaattcgtgatccgccAGTGAACCATAAAACTTGGCTATTAAATTCCGGtgaaagttatatatatatttactaatagcGCGGAATCTACAGTTCCGCCAATGCAAGGtacaaattactaaaatattatatgaaaactAATATTATAGGCATAAAAATATGCCATTTGgctatcttaataataaaagaccggtaaaaattttaagcacCAAAAGACACTTTCATAAGAGctgaaaatttgaatttgaaaaaaagaaaaatttagtattttaaaattttaaagataactCATCATCTAGTGGTCgtaggaaaataaaatttggttcATCGGAttcgtctcatcgagacgcaTCTAATGGTAACGATTTTATGTCTCTATGACCAATAGAAGGCGAGTTATCCCATATTTTTTCTCCGGGATCGCAGATtctaaattattgataaaaatatatatgaactTATCACCGCCTTTTAATAGTCAAATTTTATGGTTCACTggcggatcacgaattaagGATTTACttttaaacgaaaaatttGTGGCCGTGGGTCACGAGCTCCTAATTTTAGCATTTTCTACTTTATTACATtgttaaaacaattaaattctaaaaattgtaatttttaaagcgaatattaaattataaaaactttatatattaattaaataatgttaatctattgaaaattcttttatattatgcCACCATCAGTACCATTATTAAGGGCAGGTTTTAATCCTAAAATATTAcacattatattatatacttcTATATCAATAAATGGGCTAACAACTTTTCCGATTCCCTTCTTATCCTTAAAATAAGGACCATTAGCCAAAAATATTGATCTCATAGTAGGTTCTTGATTATCATAACCATGAACACCTTTAGGTAATGTGTGATTTGCGGAATCTCTATGATCGGTTAATGACCAACCAACAGGTGGTATACAAATTACTGGATCAATTCTTTCAGAGTTCCTGTAATGAAATCTTTCTGGAATGTTTTCTCTTAAATAACATTTCCATGGCTGATTTTCGCTTGCATTTtgaagtaaattaaatattcctTCTATATCAGAATCATTATATGGTCGTATACCAGCTAACGGAAATAATTCTATTGGATATATTTTTGTTACGTTAAATATATCATCTAAAAAAGTTATGTTTGATGGTGTTGTTGGTGCCATTCCATGGTCGCTAACCtgttaacaaaattaaaaaaaaaacgataagtaaaaaaaaaattactatttttttaaaaaaaataatatatatacttacaaatattatgtttACAATGTCAGTTAAGTTtctttcttcaattttatttaataaatttttaacaaatccaTCAGCAATTTTAAGAGCTTCATTAACTTCTTGAGAATCAGGTCCAAATCTATGTCCCGCAGAATCAATTATACTAACATATCCTGCTAAAAATGTTGGTCTATCTTCTAATTCCATATCTAACCAATCAATTAAATGATCAACTTTTTCATCCACGTTTGTACTAGAATTGAATGAATGTAAATATGTTGGAGTATGTCCTTCTATTACCGATGATGACCCTACCCACATTGATACTGccgatttttgtttttgtttgaCAGTTGTTACCCATATTGGTTCACCTTTCCACCATTTAGAATCAGTACTTTTATTTGGATTtgtataaacaaaattatcttttaatactggatcataaaattcatttgcTACTATTCCATGTGATTCCGGATATAATCCTGTTACTATGGTATAATGATTTGGAAATGTCAtcgactattttttttaaaaaaaaatattattaatatacatataataataatatattatcaatcttttcttgaaaaaaccaacaaatattatcattaataacgTACTGGAAAAGATGGGATCATGTGTTCAGCTTTTACTCCTTTTTGAactaatatatgtataaatttaaaataagtatttttaataatttttttaaaaaaaggtttacGTGATAAATTCTTACCGAATTCATTAATGGTCGGAGTGACGTTTCTATCTAAATAATCAGACCTAAGTCCATCAAATGAAACTATTATAACagtattatgaaatttatgggTTCCATTTGAGAATAATGCACCCGATGGTGGTATAAATGGTATTTTATTACGTGGAAATAATGTTAAAAGGATGGTTCCGGCTAACattgataacaataatataatcaaacacattcttaaaagaaatattctacgagcctttttttaaaaaaattttttttgttaaatatcattattttttaaccaatttttttaaaaaaataaattgatgaatttttacCTCATTTGGTGTGCTCTTTAGTGATTCTTCATCAGTTAAAACACCACTTAATAAACCAGCTCTTTCTTCCCTAACATCATTAATAGGACGTTCTTGTTCCTCAGATGCTTCTCGATCACTATTTCTGTCAACACTACTTTGTCTTCTTGAATCAACTTCAGTATCGTGTAATGGTAAAGAAgccatctttttttaaaataatacaatttattcaaattatttcaaattatacaagtaaaaagaatcattatataatttatatgtttaaattaaatgtactTAAAAACACGATCTATTTTACTTTTACGCGGGTAAATCGCACAGCCTGTTTGTGTAacacgtaattttttttattataaaatgagaATTCTATTTTCGGGTTAGATGATTTAGATTTtagatctaaaaaaaaatgattcgtTTTACATTACAATTTGTTCATtacaacaaaaatattatatcaaacAAACTATTAACTCCAATTAAACCAATAACTTTTATTCTTTCAAGAAATAACTCAAATAACTCTTCAAGTTCAAATTCTCCTTCACCTACTGAAAAAATTGTTCATGATTCAAATTTTGATCCTTCATTACCTTATAGTAATTTACCGCCAATACCACGTCCAAATGaatcaatagaaaaaaaacGTTCTCGTTTACTTTATCAATCTCGTAAACGTGGTATATTAGAAACGGATTTAATATTATCCACTTTTGctagtaaatatttaaaaacttttaatgagcaagaattaaaagaatatgatgaattattagataCACCTGATTGggacatttattattttactattgatAAAAAACCAATACCTGATAAATGgaaaaatagtattatttttaataaattaaaacaacaCGTCAAAAATGAAGGTAGAATTACCCTAAGGGTACCTGATTTGTAGATAGAGAAATTTAATGTTCTAGTTTAGTTTTGGGGCCTATAGCTATACATTTAAAACGAGTTTGGCAATTCAATGCAATTATGCAATTCAATAAACGAGATCAagattaaaattgataatgaaaatgggatacttaaaaataatttttattacaataaaaaaaaaaaattgttatataaaaaacttttgttTATTCAATTCGCTTTGATAACAGGTATATACTCTAATGGAAAAATTAGTACCATCTTgcatttaatttctttcttcttacctataagaagaagaagaaaaaaaggaattatagcattaaatttcaaaattaaaataaaatataaattaggtTTTATCTCACATACCATTGGTTTTGTAATAAGAATACTCAAAATTAATCCTAAAATAGTTGCTAATAAAGTTCCTTTACTAAAATCTTCACTTAATACATCAAATGTTTTTGATGGTGCTTCTCTTGTAAACCATAAGTCTAATCCATATGCTAGCACTAAAGAAGTTGATTCGAGCAATGCTGGTGATGTTATTATATGTCTAATACCagcaacctaaaaaaagagagagagagaCGTACTGTACATTAgaaatatttccaaaaaagtttttttaaaaaattttatattaaatttaccgATAGGTGATAACTTAAAacccattttttattatctggaATAGCCGGATCGTAAGGAATAAGCATTTCTTCTTTATCCTCGTTAGTTAACACATGCTGAGGTCGACGTGGATCAAGAAATCTTTTAGATACACCAAATACTTGATCTGTATCCAAGGCAACTATAAAACATAAAacgtataatttaaattaaatattcaaaatatttcaattaattaaattttttttttccccttACATAGAAATTCTCTTGTTGCAATTCCATGCTTTGTGGTAGTAACTCCGATTGCGTTTACACCATATGGGAACATATATGCTTGAGCACTAACATACGGACGATCATGTGCAAATGAAGAAAATACTGAACTATAAAAATAAGCGAAAGATATATgtataaatgtaattaattactaaatttgtaATTCGGTTTAatccaaaattatatattttgtctTTCATGACATACCTTTCAAATCTTTGATCTTTGTTTTCactttcatataattcataaaCAACTATTACATAacctttttcattattattttcactCCAAAAATGATATACAACTGAATTTTCGATTTGTGCAATTCGTACAGGATGTGAAGATCCAACATTCTCATGAATAGCATGATGTAATATTGATCCTTTAACTACATCGACAAGATATATATTCAAATCTGTAGAAGTTGATGTTGATAATGTGGCAATCGCAACAAGATGTGGattaagatatttatataatactgaACGATCACCGAGAACACGGCCAAGAGATgcaattttttctaaatttgaagaaaagataaacaaaaaaaaatgagaatatttttcatttaaaatggAAGAAACgcgtaaataattttaattttgttattgttgTACCAATTGGAGGTCTATGCGCAATCGCTGCAATACTTTCACCTTCAGGAAAATTAAGAGTCCAAATCTCGATAATATCAAATGGCTGTAATATTATTGATacgtaatattaataattacgaATAAAAGCAATaatctttcatatttttttttaatggtttatttCTTACTTGTACATTATTTTTGACAACTTTACATCCTTTCAAAGATTTTTCTCCAATATCGTCtgataaagtaaaataaaatgatggtGCGAATTGCATAAAAGCTTTTATCGAGTTTTCATGATTTGGGTATATGTGAAACTATAATcgttataatcataataattaatttgaagaaaaataaaaaaaaaaaatttagtacttttaatttaaagataattgtaataaaaatcatatattaacCTTGCCTTTAATTCTTCGTCAATTAATGCAATAATATGAGTTCTTTCATCAGGTTCTTCAACAGGTAATTTAAGAATACGTTTAGTCGTAATTGGAATTGATAATTCCGGAggaaaagaattttcattttctgcGGGAATAAAATTTTCTCCAGTGAGACCGTTCAATCGGAAAAGACGCGTAACGGACTTTCCctatttaagaatattaagaatattaagaAAGAAGGCACATATGCATACAAAATCATTAGTaccttagttttttttttctttctttcaacaatcaaaaaattaatacctcggaatttttttgtataccAATCGCAACAACAATTGGGGGATATTTCACCGTAGAGGATCTTACTATAAAGATATTACTAAACTCAGATACATCATTTCCAAAAAATCGAGACCAAATTATTTGTCCTTTGTTAATTGTATCTAAAGCTACTAATTTTGTTCGAGTCACGAAAATCAAAAGCTTTCGAAACCCGAAAGTATCCCTATGAAGACTAACTTTGCTTTTATTAGTTGATTTAAACTCTGCTTCGTAATCACCAGTTATAAGTCGTTGGATATAAGCGGTTAAATAAGCAGGAAAatcctaaatttaatattatgaatattaatttaatgatgactttaaaaaattctttttaaatgtaattaccTTGAGTTGTTCAATATGAGTTTTTACTCGTCGTAAATAGCGAATGAGAGGTGAAATTGTCTCTGTTTCTTCAGGTTGTTCGGCTAATATTTAAAGTAGTTCGTTATTTGAGTATGTGATATTTAATTtggttataattaaaaaaaaaaagttcttttaCACACCAAGTTCATCAGATTCTTGAGTCCATAACTTTCTTTCCGGTAAATCTAGAAATTCTGCTTCAATAGTATGAGCAAGAGATTCTTCACTCTTCCATACCACGTCATGATCTTTCCAGAAATGCATGGAACCATCAGCAGAAATCACAAGCATGCGATATCCCATAGCTTTAGAATCAACGTCAAGCACAGACTACATGGATTACatggataaagaaaaaatattatgatccCTTCAAgcatatatgaatttattatttcatctttAACGTACCTTCACCAAGTTACCATATGAATTCAATGAAtaaggaattttataattccctAGAATTGTTCCTGTACTGGGCGCAATAATTTCTACTTCTGAAACATtctatttgaaattttttatttttttatcaattatattataaaaataaaattcccgaatcatattaataaaaagtaaaacttttaaataccTCAGCAACCACTCTACTTCTGGAAATTATAATCCGTTCGTTCTTATCAAAAGTGGCTGAATATATCGAATTTTCCGactataaattataagttaaattttgagatatgattaaaatatcaaaaataaaataaaataaaatagaaattaacaCTTACTCTTTCTTCAAAGTCGTAAAGAGCGACCAATCGGCCACTTACATGATCAACCTTGAATGCAGCAGCCGTATTACCTTTCTTCGTAGGTACTTGAACAAGAAATTCGGTTCTTGATCCAATATTAAGATCAAGAAGCTCAAGGTTTCCATTAGCATCACCAAATGATGGAATTACATTTTCATAAAGTTCCtttacgaaaataaaaaaaaatattaaataaatataatggaactttttaaatgtaattgtAAATATCTTATTACCTCTAAAGAAGTTTGTTCAGA
The window above is part of the Rhizophagus irregularis chromosome 23, complete sequence genome. Proteins encoded here:
- a CDS encoding mitochondrial 54S ribosomal protein bL19m; this encodes MFKLSKKFNNPSFSLINHIKRLTNNSQAKTYEPPRSIIIPKQFSTPLINNKNVMEIINYENRNKVPDDRFKLFAKHGKDRIKPGDVLLVESYTSMASIKNPSSSISKSGTSAFAGICISIRRRGVDTNFILRNIILKVGVEQKFFINSPLIKSIKILSRGEGYRRAKLYYLRDQPGKAFQISDLLKRERERKEINSKQNIINNNDNTPAS